The genomic segment AAAAGATCTTAGAAATGAAGCCCTAAATAAGATAAGCTCTCTGCCTTTAAAATACTTTGACAAAAATCCTCATGGAGATATTATAAGCAGACTTACAAATGATATGGATAATGTTTCAGATGGATTATTTCAAGGGATAACACAATTTTATCCAGGAATCATAACTATAATAAGTTCACTTGTTTTAATGGTAAGTTTAAGTTTTAAATTAACTTTAGTTATAGTTTTAATGACACCTTTTTGTTTCCTTATTGCTTCTTTCATTACAAAGAGGTCAAATAAAATGTTTAAAGAGCAGCAAAAGACTTTAGGTGAATTAAATGGTTATATAGAAGAAATCGTGGGAAGCCAAAAAGTAGTAAGACTTTTTGGATATGAAGAAAGAGCTCAGGAGAACTTTTCAGGAATTAATTCAAGGCTTTACAAGTGTGGGCAGCTTGCGCAGTTTTATTCATCACTTACAAATCCAGCTACAAGATTTGTAAATAATATTACATATATTTTAGTTGGCCTTGTTGGAGGGATACTTTCGGTTTTAAGCGGGTTAAGTGTTGGTGTGATTTCAAGTTTCTTAACCTATTCAACTCAGTTTTCACAACCAATAAACAACATTACTAGTGTAGCCACTCAGATTCAAGCAGCTATTGCATCTTGTGAAAGAATATTTTCTATTATAGATGAAGAGCCAGAAAAAGCAGATTCTAAAGAAGTTGAAAATATAGAGAGTTGTGATGGAACTGTTGAGTTTGATAATGTATCATTTTCTTATAATAAGAAAGTTCCACTTATAGAAAATTTCAGCGTTAATATAAAAAAAGGAAGTACAATAGCTATTGTCGGACCAACTGGTGCTGGCAAGACCACTATAGTTAACTTGCTTATGAGGTTCTATGATTTAGACAAAGGTAGGATTACTATAGATGGCAAGAGCATAGATGATCTTACAAGAAATAATCTCAGAAGCCAATTTGGTATGGTGCTTCAAGATACATGGCTATTTGAAGGAACTATAAGGCAAAATATTGCTTATGGTAAACCAAATGCTACGTTAGAAGAAGTTGAAAATGCAGCTAAAGCTGCCTTTATTCATAGTTTTATAAAAAGACTTCCTGATGGTTACGATACGATTATAACTGAATCTGGGGGAAATCTTTCTGAAGGTCAAAAGCAGCTTTTGACTATAGCCAGAGTAATGCTAATTGATCCGCCAATTCTTATATTAGATGAAGCAACAAGTAATGTAGATACAAGAACTGAGCTAAAAATACAAAATGCATTTCTTTCAATGATGAAAGGGCGTACAAGCTTTGTTATAGCTCATAGACTTTCTACTATCCGAGATGCAGATATAATCCTTGTTATGAAGAATGGTAAAATTGTTGAAAGAGGGAATCATGAGGAACTTGTAAATAAAGGTGGAATTTATACAGAACTTTATAATAGTCAGTTTAAGCATCAGCTGTAAAAAGATGTTTGTATATTTAAAAAAATTTATATGTTAGTATAAATTGTATAAGTAATATCATATTTAATAATATAGCTTTTTTATCATGAGTCTCTTAAAGTTATAGAGGATCATAAATTTTTAAATGCATAAGAGGTAGAAAAATGAAACGTAATAATAGTAATAGTACTAAAAATATTAAGGGAGCGAGAATTACTATATTAGTTATTGCAGTTGCATTACTTGTAATTATAGGAAGCATAGTAGCAGCACAGAAATTTTCAACAGGCAGTAAAACGGTACAAGCTGCTAGCAGCACGGGAGAAAGTAGTAATGATGATAAGGAAAATAGCGATTCAGTTAATAAGGAAAGTAATGGCAGTGTAGAAGATGTTGCATATTTAGAAAAGTATATTGAGCAGCAAGAGAAGAACCAAAAGCCTGATGGTGCTGATGGTAAAAAAGTTGCTTACTTAACTTTCGATGATGGCCCATCCACAACAGTAACCCCTCAAATTTTAGATATCCTTAAATCTGAAGATGTACATGCAACATTTTTCCTTATAGGAACCGCCCATGAAGGCAAAGCCTTCACAAAGTATAATGAAAATTAAGTGGTTTCTGTTAACAAATGGATAACCTTGTCAATAATATAGAAAGGTGAGGAAGTAAGCCGTTGTACTTTCTGGTAGCAAGAACTCCTTTTAGGAAACTGGCTACGGTAATTTTGAGCACAAAGTATTGTGTCTAGAGCACGTGTAGGAAATTTTTTTTTGATAAGTAATTACTGTTGAACTCACTGAATTTATTATGGAGAAGGTAGGAATGGAAGCAATAATTGAAAGGTGTGCAGGTATAGATGTGCACGAAAGAACAGTAGTAGTATGTGTTTTAAAGGGTGATTTAAAGAAAAAACCGGAAAAGGAAATAGAGACATTTAATACTACGACTACAGATTTGTTAAAACTTTTAGATTGGATTGAAGAAAGAGGCTGTACGCAAGTAGCAATGGAAAGCACAGGCGTATACTGGAAGCCTGTCTGGAATGTATTAGAATCAGGTGATTTTGAAATTATACTTGCAAATGCTAGACATATAAAGAATCTTCCAGGAAGAAAGACCGACGTGAAAGACGCAGAATGGATAGCTCAATTATTGAGAAGTGGATTAATTAATAAGAGTTTTGTACCAGATGCACATATAAGAGATCTTAGAGATATAACAAGATATAGGAAGAAAATACTATACGAACTTAATAGAGAGAAGAATAGGATTCATAAAATTCTAGAGGATTGTAATATAAAGATTTCAAGTTATATTTCAGATATATTTGGAGATACAGGACGAAAAATATTAAATAAAATCATTAATCAAGAAGAAATTAGAATGACAGACTTAATTGAGATATCAAATGGTAGAGGTAAAGCAAGTATAAGAAAGAAACTAGGAGAAATAAAAGAGGCTGTAAACGGAAAAATAAGAAACCATCATTTGACAATGATAAAATACAGCTATGATCACATTAGGTTTTTAGAAGAACAAGTAGTCCATATAGAAAAAGAAATAGGTGAATATATAGAGCCATATTTTGAAGAAGTAGAGATAATAGATACTATACCAGGTATAAACAAGAATGCAGCATCAGTAATAATAGCAGAGATTGGAACTGATATGAGTTATTTCCCAACAGATAAGCATCTAACATCATGGGCAGGCCTAAGTCCTGGAAATTGTGAAAGCGCAGGTAAAAAAAAAGAAGTAAAACAATGAATGGAGATAAAGCATTAAAAAGTGTAATGTGTGAATGTGCTTGGGCAGCAAGCATGAGTAAGGATACTAGATTATCAATATGCTATAAGCGATGGGTGAAAAGAATGGGAAAGAAAAAAGCCACAATAGCATTAGCAAGTTTAATGTTAAGAATATGCTATCAATTGTTAAAGGAAAGAAAAAACTATATAGAATATGGTACTATTTATTTAGATAAACTTAGAGAAAAAAGAGAAGAAAGTATGATAAAAATTCTAAAGTCAAAAGGCTATAATATAGAAAAAATCAATAAGTAAAAGAAACAAATAATTTAATATAAGGCTTGGACTAGCCTAAAATAGGCTAGTTTAGTTTCCTATTGTCAAATTTAGAGAAAGTGCTGTGAATTTAATTTTCGTAGGAAAGTATGTCGATAAAGATGATGCAAGCAAAAACTTAGTAAAGAGGGAAGTAGCAGAAGGTAATGCAATAGGCATACATTCATATTCACATGACTATGGTTACTTATTTCCAAAGGGCAAAATAAGCTTGGAGAATTGTATGTCTGATTTTGATAAAACAGATAAAGCCTTAAAAAACGTTTTGGGAGAAGATTTTTCAACACGATCAATAAGGTTTCCAGGAGGACAAGAAACATGGAGCAAAAAGGATCCTCAAGGAGCAGAAAAAGTGGACAAAGCTCTACATGAGAAGGATTGGCATCAAATTGATTGGAATGCATTATCAGGAGATGCAGAAGGTACTCATAAAAAGAATGCAGATGAACTAACCCAGGAAGCTATAAAAAGTATTGGTAGTAGAGAAAAGGCACTGATTTTAATGCATGATACTTATGGAAAAGAAGAAACAGCGAAGGCTTTACCAAGAATAATAGAATATTTAAAACAGCAAGGCTATGAATTTAAAATAATAGAATAATTAATTATTATCCCCATCTTATTTATAAAATAAGATGGGGACTTTTTGTTTTCTAGGACTTTATGTTCAGATTAAACATGTGGACATTGTGCCACTTGAGAGTATAAGTTATGAAAAAACACTAATTGAGAAAGTTAAGGTTCGTTAAGCTAATCGAAATTTAAAAATATAAATATGATTTTTATTACTTATATTGTTAATTTTAAGTTATAGTATAGTTTAAAGTGTATTGTATAAATAGCCATTGAAATAAGAAATTGGATTGATAAAATTTAGCTTTCATTTATACCTACATTAGTATAATATGTAAATTGATAAAATGAAATTTATGCGAGTGTTCTAAAGAGTGTAAATTAGTGATTATTGAAAATTTAAAATTGTATTTTAAGATAATATATGTTAAAGAACTAAGATTAGGAGTGAAGAATTTTGATACTTAGCAAAGAAGTAGTTATAAGACATAGTAAAGGATTGCATGCGAGAGTCTTGGCTATGGTTGTTCATAAGGTAAGCGAACTTGAGAAGAGATATGATTTAAAGTTTTTTATAATTTATAAAGATAAAAAGAAAATTTTAGCCACAAGTCTTATGCCCCTGGTTTTATTGAAGGTAAAGCAGAATGAGAAGATTATAGTAGAAGTTCATGGAGAAGATCCCAAAGAACCGCTAGATGAATTATGCGATTTTCTACAAAGTGATTTTGATTTAGAAGATAAAAGTACTATTAATCAAGTTGATAACATAATAAATAATAATACTATAACGTTGGAGCATGTATTTAGTAATATACCTAATGGAATTATTGCTACAGATGAGAAAGATATAATTTCAATATTCAATGAGGAAGCAGAAAGATTATTAGGGATATCTTCTGGTGATGCTATTGGTAAAAAAGTATATGAAATAATAGAATTCACAAATCTCCATGAAATAAATAGAACTGGCAAATCAGAGTTAATGGTAAAAGAAATAATAAATAATAGAATATTACTTATAAATAGAACTCCAATAATAATAGACAAAAAACCTAAAGGTGCATTAGCAGTATTTAATGATATTTCAAAATTAGAAAAAGTTAAAGATGAACTAAAAACTGTGAAAGATCTGAAAGAGAGGTTACAACTTATATTAGAAACAGTACAAGATGGTATATGTGTTATAAATTCAGATGGATATATAACATACGTAAATAAGGCATATCTTAGAATTTTGAACGAAAAAGAAGAGGATATATTAAATAAAAATATTAGGGATGTATCCCCAGATGGTGCAAGAATTAAAGTACTTAAAACAGGAGAA from the Clostridium beijerinckii genome contains:
- a CDS encoding ABC transporter ATP-binding protein, giving the protein MKKSTFSRLIGYVSKYKGYMFASLIFALISNILIAFMPLIVGRSIDNIVAKGEVDFDGLIKTIIILGVIYIVSSLFTWLFTIVANIVAYNTVKDLRNEALNKISSLPLKYFDKNPHGDIISRLTNDMDNVSDGLFQGITQFYPGIITIISSLVLMVSLSFKLTLVIVLMTPFCFLIASFITKRSNKMFKEQQKTLGELNGYIEEIVGSQKVVRLFGYEERAQENFSGINSRLYKCGQLAQFYSSLTNPATRFVNNITYILVGLVGGILSVLSGLSVGVISSFLTYSTQFSQPINNITSVATQIQAAIASCERIFSIIDEEPEKADSKEVENIESCDGTVEFDNVSFSYNKKVPLIENFSVNIKKGSTIAIVGPTGAGKTTIVNLLMRFYDLDKGRITIDGKSIDDLTRNNLRSQFGMVLQDTWLFEGTIRQNIAYGKPNATLEEVENAAKAAFIHSFIKRLPDGYDTIITESGGNLSEGQKQLLTIARVMLIDPPILILDEATSNVDTRTELKIQNAFLSMMKGRTSFVIAHRLSTIRDADIILVMKNGKIVERGNHEELVNKGGIYTELYNSQFKHQL
- a CDS encoding IS110 family transposase; protein product: MEAIIERCAGIDVHERTVVVCVLKGDLKKKPEKEIETFNTTTTDLLKLLDWIEERGCTQVAMESTGVYWKPVWNVLESGDFEIILANARHIKNLPGRKTDVKDAEWIAQLLRSGLINKSFVPDAHIRDLRDITRYRKKILYELNREKNRIHKILEDCNIKISSYISDIFGDTGRKILNKIINQEEIRMTDLIEISNGRGKASIRKKLGEIKEAVNGKIRNHHLTMIKYSYDHIRFLEEQVVHIEKEIGEYIEPYFEEVEIIDTIPGINKNAASVIIAEIGTDMSYFPTDKHLTSWAGLSPGNCESAGKKKEVKQ